A stretch of the Sinorhizobium alkalisoli genome encodes the following:
- a CDS encoding DUF2254 domain-containing protein, which yields MKARLNQALAAIDESFWILPAILTAGGVLFALMLVRLDQAGAVPDWMVESAWLYNGGAEGARTLLGAVASTTIGIAGTVFTITIAALSLAAQQMGPRLLHNFTRDRGNQTVLGAFLGTFSYALMVLRTVRTEAEGAFVPHLALTVGIGLAFVCVAMLVYFVGHMAGRINVDTVIDLVSKNVRRAIDGLSADGPQSRPPPPVFWRDAVPVVDQRRGYLQQLDTASLAKWAADRHTVIRLLVGPGDRVFPGAPIALVKPPVDGVEQAIRSATALGWDRSGADDIEFAIRQLVEVAIRALSPGVNDPHTAISVIDRLGAALCDVAPLRLPSGVVLHEGKPGLVMPAVEYDGLVDVMFHMIRQSGSGSTAVLIRILDVLTAAVSCERQPKRVATLERHADLVMGDACRTIGNPDDLGDVQKRYRGFAAMKRSGPAAYLEAMASEQKTENALAPHLYDRLAANPGET from the coding sequence GTGAAGGCACGCCTCAACCAGGCTCTCGCCGCGATCGACGAGAGCTTTTGGATACTCCCGGCGATCCTCACCGCCGGGGGAGTTCTTTTTGCTTTGATGCTGGTCCGTCTCGACCAGGCCGGCGCTGTTCCTGATTGGATGGTGGAAAGCGCCTGGCTCTACAATGGCGGGGCGGAAGGCGCCCGCACGCTGCTGGGTGCGGTCGCATCCACGACGATCGGCATTGCCGGCACCGTCTTTACCATTACCATCGCGGCACTTTCACTGGCGGCCCAGCAGATGGGCCCGCGGCTGTTGCACAACTTCACGAGAGACCGCGGCAACCAGACGGTCCTGGGGGCATTTCTCGGCACCTTCTCCTACGCCCTGATGGTACTGCGGACGGTCCGCACCGAGGCCGAGGGTGCCTTCGTTCCGCATCTCGCCCTTACGGTCGGCATCGGCCTCGCTTTCGTCTGCGTCGCGATGCTGGTGTATTTCGTCGGCCACATGGCGGGGCGGATCAACGTCGACACGGTGATCGACCTGGTGAGCAAGAATGTCAGGCGTGCAATCGACGGTCTGTCCGCCGATGGACCGCAGTCTCGACCCCCACCACCGGTTTTTTGGCGCGATGCCGTCCCCGTCGTCGATCAGCGGCGCGGCTACCTCCAGCAACTCGATACCGCCAGCCTTGCGAAATGGGCCGCAGACAGGCACACGGTCATCCGCCTGCTCGTCGGGCCGGGTGATCGCGTATTCCCCGGCGCACCGATCGCTCTCGTGAAACCGCCGGTCGACGGTGTCGAACAGGCAATCCGCAGCGCCACCGCGCTCGGCTGGGACCGCAGCGGTGCCGACGACATCGAATTCGCGATAAGGCAGCTTGTCGAAGTCGCGATTCGTGCCCTCTCGCCCGGCGTGAACGACCCTCACACGGCGATCAGCGTTATCGACCGCCTCGGCGCAGCTCTGTGCGATGTGGCGCCATTGCGTCTGCCGAGCGGCGTCGTGCTCCACGAGGGCAAGCCTGGCCTGGTCATGCCGGCAGTTGAGTATGACGGGCTTGTCGACGTGATGTTTCATATGATCCGCCAAAGCGGGTCGGGCAGTACCGCAGTGCTGATCAGGATTCTCGATGTGCTGACGGCAGCCGTCAGTTGCGAACGCCAGCCGAAACGCGTCGCCACGCTTGAGCGCCACGCCGATCTCGTGATGGGCGATGCCTGCCGCACTATCGGCAATCCGGACGACCTTGGCGATGTTCAGAAGAGATATCGCGGCTTCGCGGCCATGAAGCGTTCCGGGCCCGCGGCCTATCTGGAGGCAATGGCGTCCGAGCAGAAGACGGAGAATGCCCTCGCCCCGCATCTCTATGACCGCTTAGCCGCAAATCCCGGCGAGACGTGA
- the pepT gene encoding peptidase T, translated as MIDTVAERFLRYVVIDTQSDPLSLTQPSTEKQKNLGRLLVEELLAINLADAHMDEHGYVHATIPSNVDRPVPVICFCSHMDTAPDYTGTNVRPQIVRHYAGGDIPLPGDPQQVIRMRDNPALAHQIGNDIITTDGTTLLGADDKAGIAEIMTAAEVLVSNPDIPHGTIKLLFTTDEEIGRGVDKVDVQKLGADFAYTVDGETAGHIEDETFSADRVDITIHGVAIHPGFAKDKMENAVKIAAAIVARLPATMAPETTEGRDGFVHPTGLTGSMEKALLSFIVRDFEEEGLAAKEEMLRDLTRSVMLDYPGSTYAFEVKEQYRNMKTILDRHPEVVDNAMEAIRRAGMVPVRGSIRGGTDGSRLSFMGLPSANLFAGGHAFHSPLEWISRQDMEKAVKTIVELAKIWAERA; from the coding sequence ATGATCGATACCGTTGCCGAGCGCTTCCTGCGCTACGTCGTCATCGACACCCAATCCGACCCCCTGTCGCTGACGCAGCCCTCCACGGAAAAGCAGAAGAATCTCGGCCGCCTGCTGGTCGAGGAGCTGCTGGCGATCAATCTCGCCGACGCACATATGGATGAGCACGGCTATGTCCACGCAACGATCCCGTCCAATGTCGACAGGCCGGTGCCGGTCATCTGCTTCTGCTCGCACATGGATACGGCGCCCGACTACACCGGCACGAATGTCAGGCCGCAGATCGTCCGCCACTATGCCGGCGGCGACATTCCGCTTCCCGGCGACCCCCAGCAGGTGATACGGATGCGTGACAATCCGGCGCTTGCCCACCAGATCGGCAACGACATCATAACCACCGACGGCACGACCCTGCTCGGCGCCGACGACAAGGCCGGCATCGCCGAGATCATGACGGCGGCCGAGGTCCTTGTCTCCAACCCCGACATCCCGCACGGCACGATCAAGCTGCTCTTCACCACCGACGAGGAGATCGGGCGCGGTGTCGACAAGGTGGACGTCCAGAAGCTCGGCGCCGATTTCGCCTATACGGTCGACGGCGAGACGGCCGGCCATATAGAGGACGAAACCTTCTCGGCGGACCGCGTCGACATCACCATCCACGGCGTCGCGATCCATCCGGGCTTTGCCAAAGACAAGATGGAAAACGCCGTCAAGATCGCCGCGGCGATCGTGGCGCGGCTGCCGGCGACCATGGCGCCGGAGACGACCGAGGGCCGCGACGGCTTCGTCCATCCGACCGGCCTCACCGGCTCGATGGAAAAGGCGCTGTTGAGCTTCATCGTCCGCGATTTCGAGGAGGAGGGCCTTGCCGCCAAGGAAGAGATGCTGCGGGACCTGACCAGGAGCGTGATGCTGGACTATCCCGGCTCCACCTATGCCTTCGAGGTGAAGGAGCAATATCGCAACATGAAGACAATCCTCGACCGCCATCCGGAGGTCGTCGACAATGCCATGGAGGCGATCCGTCGCGCCGGCATGGTGCCGGTGCGCGGCAGCATCCGCGGCGGCACCGACGGTTCACGCCTCTCGTTCATGGGCCTGCCGTCGGCCAATCTCTTCGCCGGCGGCCATGCCTTTCATTCGCCGCTCGAATGGATCAGCCGGCAGGACATGGAGAAAGCGGTGAAGACGATCGTCGAACTGGCGAAGATTTGGGCGGAGCGAGCTTAG
- a CDS encoding dodecin produces the protein MSGHVYKKVELIGSSPVSIDEAIEAAISRASQSMRNLDWFEVDQVRGQIVNGKVAHYQVVMKVGFRIEE, from the coding sequence GTGAGCGGACACGTTTACAAGAAGGTGGAACTGATCGGCAGTTCGCCGGTCTCGATCGACGAGGCCATCGAAGCGGCGATCTCCCGAGCCTCACAGTCGATGCGAAACCTCGACTGGTTCGAAGTCGACCAGGTCCGGGGCCAGATCGTCAACGGCAAGGTGGCGCACTACCAGGTGGTGATGAAGGTCGGATTCCGCATCGAGGAATAG
- a CDS encoding FKBP-type peptidyl-prolyl cis-trans isomerase: MTEVKNGDVVRIHYTAKLADGSAVDSSQGREPLELKVGAGQIIPGLDREINGMEVGETNTVTVPAREAYGPHDDAKVQTMPRSVVPEGVAVGTRLQGTGPDGQQMAVTVLGLDENQVTLDANHPLAGQDLVFDVTVVEVVDG; encoded by the coding sequence ATGACCGAAGTCAAGAACGGCGACGTGGTTCGCATTCACTACACCGCCAAGCTGGCGGACGGTTCCGCGGTCGACTCTTCGCAAGGCCGGGAGCCGCTGGAGCTCAAGGTCGGCGCGGGTCAGATCATTCCCGGGCTCGACCGCGAAATCAACGGAATGGAAGTCGGAGAAACGAATACCGTCACCGTTCCGGCGCGAGAAGCCTACGGCCCGCACGACGACGCCAAGGTGCAGACGATGCCGCGTTCGGTCGTGCCCGAAGGTGTCGCGGTCGGAACGAGACTGCAGGGGACCGGCCCGGACGGCCAGCAGATGGCCGTTACCGTCCTCGGCCTCGACGAGAACCAGGTGACGCTGGATGCTAATCACCCGCTCGCGGGCCAGGACCTCGTCTTCGACGTCACCGTTGTCGAAGTCGTCGATGGCTGA
- a CDS encoding phospholipase D-like domain-containing protein has product MAWKTIFAGKSRPWRRAGRPIIKEAENAWRSVAAERVGFLIDAAAYYACVARVMEQAEEQIWITGWDFDPRIRLRPEDPQSETLGAFLERLAGQRPKVRIRILIWAMGPIYSGKSLRLFRRQKWAAHPQIELRFANHRAFRGSHHQKLVSIDDRIAFVGGIDLTARRWDRPDHLAENDLRRDPDGKPYDPVHDIQVVLEGAASRAIGDLCRARWKSSVGEEISPPTRQAAAWPAGTVPILTDCRIAIARTEPEYGDRRGRQEAVRLTLDALRSASRHIYIENQYFASKRIGALLCRRLQEPDGPEIVVVTTFSSHGILERLFMGINRDRLVRRLKQADRHGRLRVVYPVVPAADGSEQEVIIHSKLVVIDERFLRVGSSNFNNRSEGLDTECDVAVEAASDQQCVAIQQIRNGLLAEHLDVNPAEVDTMVRETGSLVAVIDRLNVNRRGLRPFDGLKEDGATSLVWGTDIVDPRRPVRPLHDSLVLVRRWGGQLFALLARLFASSKRRNSAIEREIKPSGSGRKK; this is encoded by the coding sequence TTGGCTTGGAAAACGATATTTGCCGGAAAGTCGCGGCCATGGCGGCGCGCAGGCCGGCCGATCATCAAGGAAGCGGAGAACGCCTGGCGCAGCGTGGCTGCAGAGCGCGTGGGCTTCCTCATCGATGCCGCCGCCTATTATGCATGCGTCGCGCGCGTCATGGAGCAGGCGGAGGAGCAGATCTGGATCACCGGATGGGACTTCGATCCTCGCATTAGGCTGCGACCCGAAGATCCGCAATCGGAGACGCTCGGGGCATTCCTGGAGCGGCTCGCGGGGCAAAGACCGAAGGTGAGAATCCGGATTCTCATCTGGGCGATGGGACCGATCTATTCGGGAAAGTCCTTGCGGCTGTTTCGCCGGCAGAAATGGGCGGCACATCCGCAGATCGAACTCCGCTTTGCAAACCATCGGGCGTTTCGCGGCTCGCATCATCAGAAGCTCGTTTCGATCGACGATCGCATCGCTTTCGTCGGCGGCATCGACCTTACGGCGCGCCGCTGGGACAGGCCGGATCACTTGGCGGAAAACGATCTCCGACGCGATCCGGATGGAAAGCCCTACGACCCGGTGCATGATATCCAGGTGGTGCTGGAGGGTGCGGCAAGCCGAGCCATCGGCGACCTCTGCCGCGCGCGCTGGAAATCGTCGGTCGGGGAAGAGATAAGTCCTCCGACGCGGCAGGCCGCCGCGTGGCCGGCCGGCACCGTGCCGATCCTGACGGATTGCCGGATCGCGATTGCGCGCACCGAGCCGGAATACGGCGACCGCCGAGGGCGGCAGGAGGCCGTAAGGCTGACGCTGGATGCGCTTCGCAGCGCGAGCCGCCACATCTATATCGAGAACCAGTATTTCGCCTCGAAAAGGATCGGCGCGCTGCTCTGCCGGCGCCTGCAGGAGCCGGATGGCCCGGAAATCGTCGTGGTCACCACCTTCAGTTCGCACGGCATTCTGGAAAGACTATTCATGGGGATCAACCGCGACCGCCTTGTCCGGCGGCTCAAGCAGGCCGACCGCCATGGCAGGCTGCGGGTGGTTTATCCGGTCGTCCCTGCAGCGGATGGCTCCGAACAGGAAGTGATCATCCATTCCAAGCTCGTCGTCATCGACGAGCGGTTCCTTCGCGTCGGCTCGTCGAATTTCAACAACCGCTCGGAAGGGCTCGATACGGAATGCGACGTTGCCGTCGAAGCCGCGAGCGATCAGCAATGCGTGGCAATCCAACAGATTCGCAACGGCCTTCTGGCGGAACATCTCGACGTCAACCCGGCGGAAGTCGACACCATGGTGCGGGAGACCGGTTCCCTTGTCGCCGTCATCGACAGGCTGAACGTGAACAGGCGCGGTCTGCGGCCTTTCGACGGGCTCAAGGAGGACGGGGCGACTTCTCTCGTCTGGGGCACGGACATCGTCGACCCACGCCGGCCGGTCAGGCCGCTTCACGATTCGCTCGTCCTCGTGCGGCGCTGGGGCGGTCAGCTTTTCGCCTTGCTTGCGAGGCTTTTCGCCTCGTCGAAACGCAGAAACTCCGCGATTGAAAGGGAGATCAAGCCGAGCGGAAGCGGCAGAAAAAAGTAG
- a CDS encoding N-formylglutamate amidohydrolase produces MAIKDIGRPRHDASQPLLAIDEPPPYAVFNPDGAAPILLLCEHASNRIPRALGDMGLPHHDRQRHIAWDIGALALAQQLSLSLDAPLFFTNYSRLVIDCNRPLSAPSFIPEVSETTEIPVNRDLSLAERQRRIDTLFTPFADAVARRLDLIEARGDRPFIVGVHSFTPVYFGRQRPWQVGILYGEAVRFAQSLIRGLSGESGLTVGDNEPYIIHPDEDYTVPVHADARKLPGVLLEVRHDLISDLAGVAAWGERLTQHLKSSVGEAVLAPNPGRSSEQGEKRR; encoded by the coding sequence ATGGCCATCAAAGATATCGGTCGACCGCGCCACGACGCGAGCCAGCCGCTGCTGGCGATCGACGAGCCGCCGCCCTATGCCGTCTTCAATCCGGACGGAGCCGCGCCGATTCTGCTCCTGTGCGAGCATGCCTCCAACCGCATTCCCCGCGCGCTCGGCGACATGGGCCTGCCGCATCACGACCGCCAGCGACACATCGCCTGGGACATCGGCGCGCTGGCGCTGGCGCAGCAATTGAGCCTCAGCCTCGACGCTCCTCTCTTCTTCACCAACTATTCTCGGCTCGTCATCGACTGCAACAGGCCGCTCTCGGCGCCCTCCTTCATTCCCGAGGTCAGCGAGACGACGGAAATCCCCGTGAACCGCGATTTGAGCCTGGCGGAACGGCAGCGGCGGATAGACACGCTCTTCACGCCCTTTGCCGACGCGGTCGCGCGTCGGCTGGACCTCATCGAAGCCAGGGGCGATCGACCCTTTATCGTCGGGGTTCACAGCTTCACGCCGGTCTATTTCGGCCGGCAACGCCCCTGGCAGGTCGGCATCCTCTACGGCGAGGCTGTCCGTTTTGCGCAGTCCTTGATCCGGGGCTTGAGTGGCGAGAGCGGGCTGACGGTCGGCGACAACGAGCCCTACATCATTCACCCGGACGAGGATTATACGGTTCCCGTCCACGCCGACGCGCGCAAGCTGCCGGGCGTGCTACTCGAGGTGCGACACGACCTGATCAGCGACCTAGCCGGCGTCGCCGCCTGGGGGGAACGGCTGACGCAGCATTTGAAGTCCTCTGTCGGGGAGGCGGTTCTGGCCCCGAATCCCGGGCGATCGTCGGAGCAGGGCGAGAAGCGGCGCTAA
- a CDS encoding lysylphosphatidylglycerol synthase domain-containing protein — protein sequence MPKKIIARLFIFTAIGVAGWLIYRALSRYTFGEILGVILQIPLGHLLAGIGFVCLSYFCLTLFDTLAVRYVGQRLAYRRVAITSFTSLAIGHNVGVAALSSGAIRYRFYSRWGFSGEEVAKIILFCAVTVGLGLATLAGLSCLAVPESAARIIGLSRTGALLLGITCLAGSLGYVMLAGLLRGSVRLFQWTFEMPSLPLAAGQVVVGTANFLCVSACLHQLVLAFGTPAFLETATAYVGANVAALVSHVPGGIGVLEATIAFLLGQTANIGALIAFRAIYFFLPLPLGLISLSIAEFLRFDEAKSLASKAKS from the coding sequence TTGCCAAAGAAGATTATTGCACGTCTGTTCATATTCACCGCCATCGGCGTCGCCGGCTGGCTGATATACCGGGCGCTCAGCCGATACACGTTCGGCGAAATCCTGGGTGTGATCCTGCAGATCCCCCTCGGCCATCTGCTCGCCGGTATCGGTTTCGTCTGCCTCTCCTATTTCTGTCTGACGCTGTTCGACACGCTTGCGGTTCGCTATGTCGGGCAAAGGCTCGCCTATCGCCGCGTGGCCATCACCTCCTTCACCAGCCTCGCGATCGGCCACAATGTAGGCGTGGCGGCCTTGAGCAGCGGAGCCATTCGGTACCGCTTCTATTCACGCTGGGGTTTCAGCGGCGAGGAAGTGGCAAAGATCATCCTGTTCTGCGCCGTTACCGTCGGCCTGGGCCTTGCCACCCTGGCCGGCCTTTCCTGTCTCGCCGTGCCGGAGAGCGCGGCGCGGATCATCGGGCTGTCGCGAACCGGGGCCCTTCTGCTCGGCATCACCTGCCTGGCGGGGTCGCTCGGCTATGTGATGCTTGCGGGCTTGCTCCGGGGATCGGTGCGTCTTTTCCAATGGACCTTCGAAATGCCCTCCCTGCCGCTTGCAGCCGGTCAGGTGGTCGTCGGCACGGCCAATTTCCTCTGCGTCAGCGCGTGCCTGCATCAACTGGTGCTGGCATTCGGGACGCCGGCTTTCCTCGAGACCGCGACCGCCTATGTCGGCGCCAATGTCGCGGCCCTTGTCAGCCACGTCCCAGGCGGAATCGGCGTGCTCGAAGCGACCATCGCCTTTCTGCTCGGCCAGACCGCCAATATCGGGGCGCTGATCGCATTCCGGGCGATCTACTTTTTTCTGCCGCTTCCGCTCGGCTTGATCTCCCTTTCAATCGCGGAGTTTCTGCGTTTCGACGAGGCGAAAAGCCTCGCAAGCAAGGCGAAAAGCTGA